CTACGGCTTTGCTGCGCTCGAAGAGGTGCCAGCCTTTGGTTGTCTCATGCGTGCGTCTGCTGATGAACCCGTTGGCCGTGTCGCGGTGATCATCTATCGGGCCCATGTGATCTCCGGAAACCTATCCTTTGTCCAGGACCTTGTCGACGTTGCGGTTGAGAACCGCATGGCTATCGACGTCTACTACGCCTACTCGCTGCGTGTTGGCGAGGGTGAACCCTCGGTTGTCGAGCTGATCAATGCGACACCGCCTGATGTCATCTTGGCAACGGTCCTTGCCGCCGGTCACGCTGATGCACTGGCCTGGGAGGCTGGTGGACTTGCTGATCTCGGTGTTCCGGTGTTGCAGGCACTCATTGCGACGATGCCACGATCGCTATGGGAAGAGAGCCAAGCGGGGCTCCGTCCTATTGACGTAGCAATGAACATCGCTATGCCAGAGTTTGACGGCCGGATCATCACCGTACCCATCGCCTTCAAGGAGTTGATCGACGAGGATGAGGGGTTTGGCGCGAGCATCAGTGCCTATCGCCTCGATCACGAGCGCACCCAACGGTTGATGGATCTGACGCTTCGCCTTGTCCGTCTTCGACGCAAGGAGAATGCGGATAAGCGGATCGCTATCGTGCTCTCGGCGTATCCAACCAAGCGTTCGCGACTTGGCAATGCTGTCGGTCTCGACACTCCGGCGAGCCTGATGGTTCTTGCCCGTCGGATGCTCCAAGAGGGGTATCAGATTGTTGGATTACCTGAGGATGCGGATGCACTCATGGCTCATCTTGGCGATCTGATCGACTACGAGCACCCTGCTGTGCGAGCGGGTGGTGGGATTGCTCTCCCGGTCGATGTCTACACCAACTGGTTCCACACCCTGCCGCACGAGCTCCAGACGGCCGTGACCGCGAGTTGGGGGCCACCTCCTGGCTCCATCTATCTCCAGGATGATCACCTGGTTTTCCCTGCGTTGCAGTTTGGTAACGTGACGGTTGCGATCCAGCCTCCGCGAGGCTATGGCGAGAACCCGATTGCGATCTATCACTCACCTGAGCTACCCCCAACCCATCACTATCTCGCCTTTTATTACTGGTTGGAGTCCATCGCTGATGTCGATGCGCTCTGTCATCTGGGCAAACACGGGACCGCTGAATGGCTTCCCGGTAAGTCCGTTGGGATGGGCCCGACCTGTTATCCCGACACCATTCTTGGGGCGTTGCCGGTGGTCTATCCCTTCGTGATCAACGACCCTGGGGAAGGAACGCAGGCAAAACGGCGCACCCACGCCGTCCTCGTTGGCCATCTAGTGCCTCCGATGACGCGAGCAGAGAGTTACGGTGACCTTGCACGACTGGAGATGTTGATGGATGAACACCAGCGGATCAGTGCGCTCGACCCTGAGAAGCTGCCAGCCATTCGTTCACAGATCTGGGACCTCATCGAAGCCGCCCGCCTCCACGAGGATATGGGCGTGACCGATACGCCGAGCGTGGAACAGGATCTCTTCGATGACTTTCTGTTGCATGTCGACGGGTATCTCTGCGAACTCAAAGACTCCCTCATTCGCGGTGGGCTCCATATCCTCGGTCAACCGCCAGTTGGCCAGGCACTGATCGATATGTTGGTGGCCATCACGCGAATGCCACAGCTCGATGCTGGAGCCTTGCGGCCACTGGTCGCCGGTGGGTCAGAGGATCCAACGCGGCTCGAGGTGGATGAGGATGACGAACGGGTGACCGAGCTGCTCTGGGCCTACGCTGATCACGACTTCGATATGGCGATCTTCGATGATGGTGAGTTTTGTCGTTCCCTTGGGCTTGGCTACCCCCTTGGTGAAGAACTGAGGAAGGTGCTGCACTGGGTTGGCTCGGTGTTGGTGCCAAACTTGGCGGCGACCACCGGAGAACTTGATGCGGTCTTGGCCGTACTCAGCGGTCAGGCGATCGCTGCCGGGCCCTCGGGCGCACCGACGCGGGGGATGGCACACGCGTTGCCAACAGGTAGAAACTTTTATTCGGTTGATCCACGCTCATTGCCGACCCAGATCTCCTTTCTCACTGGCCAACGCTTGGCTGAAGCGATGGTCTCGCGGTTCTCGGACGAGCACGGGGGCCGGTATCCGAGGAGCATCGGTGTCGTACTCTGGGGTACAGCAGCCATGCGCACGGGAGGAGACGACATCTCGACTGTCCTGGCGTTGTTGGGCGTCCGACCGGAGTGGGATCCGATTTCACACCGTGTCCGTGGGCTGCATGCGGTGCCGATCGAGGAGCTCGGTCGACCGAGGGTGGATGTTACCTGTCGTATCTCTGGCTTCTTTCGAGATGCCTTTCCAGGGGCGATTGACCTACTCGATGAGGCGTTCGAGCTTGTGGCAAAAGAGACCTCGGAAGGTGCACTCAATCCCGTCGCCCAGGCCGGGGTCACCGAGAGAATTTTTGGACCCTCGCCACGTTCGTATGGGTCTGGCATCCTGCCGCTGCTTGAGAGTCGATCCTGGCATGATGATGCCGACCTTTCCGAGGTCTACTTGACGTGGAGTGGGTTTAGCTACTCCCGTAGTGGTCATGGAGTGCCGAACCGCCACCTACTTGAACGGCGACTTGAGACGCTTGAGGTGGCGTATAAGGCACAGGACAATCGAGAACATGACATTTTTGACTCCGATGACTACCTTCAGGATCACGGCGGTATGGTTGCGGCGGCCAGGGCGCTAGGAGCACGTGATGTGGAGGGATATTTTGGTGACTCCGCTGACCCGCAGCGACCAAGGGTACGGGGAATCGAGGAGGAGGCGGCAAGAGTCGTGCGCTCACGGGTGTTAAACCCGAAGTGGCTCGATGCGATGATGACCCATGGCTACAAGGGCGCCTTCGAGATGGCGGCCACGGTTGATTACCTCTTTGGCTATGACGCAACCGCGCACGTCGCTAAGGATTGGATGTATGACTCCGTGCACGATAGCTATGTCAAGGATACGAACCGACGTGCCTTTCTTGCCAAGGTGAACCCAACGGCGTTGGTCTCGATCTGCGAGCGACTGCTTGAGGCGCATGAACGCGGTATGTGGGTGGCGTCGCCTGAGCGAGTATCCGATCTGCGTAGAACAATTGTCGGTATCGAGGGCGATCTTGAGGCGGATGGACGATGAGTAATCAGCTCTCGTTTGACGCGGTTGTCGGTCAGCCGAAGGCGAAGTTAGCGTTGCGGCTGTTAGCTGTTGACCCGACGATCGGCGGCGTGTTGTTGGTGGGTCCACCGGGTTCGGCCAAGACAACACTAGCCAGAGGATTGTCCAAGCTGCTTGGACCTGCTGCGCCCTTTGTTGAGATCCCCCTTGGCGCCACCGAGGATCGAGTAAAAGGCAGTATCGACGTCGGCTCGGTCCTTGGCTCGGGTGAGGTACGGGTGCAGGATGGTTTGCTAGCGATGGCACACGGGGGCGTACTCTACATCGATGAGATCAATCTGCTCGCTGACCATATTGTTGACCTAATCCTTGATGCGGCAGCAACGGGGGTGAACCGTGTGGAGCGCGATGCTGTCTCCGTCGTTCAACCCGCACGTTTTTCACTGATTGGAACGATGAATCCTGAAGAAGGCGAGCTTCGCCCACAGCTTCTTGATCGTTTCGCCATGACCGTACAGGTGGATCCGTTGATGGATCCGATGGACCGTCAGCTCGCGGTGCGCCGACGACTG
This genomic window from Ferrimicrobium sp. contains:
- the cobN gene encoding cobaltochelatase subunit CobN, which encodes MEKFVYLTNADTEVLALRSVWEDLGEDFGLVVRQIEALTEVNDLIDHARIVVVRLLGGAQASRWFLQISARCRQRGVPLVSYPGDNAPDREMMEASTVSAGIWEEGFRYLVEGGVANLENFVRFLSDTVTRTGYGFAALEEVPAFGCLMRASADEPVGRVAVIIYRAHVISGNLSFVQDLVDVAVENRMAIDVYYAYSLRVGEGEPSVVELINATPPDVILATVLAAGHADALAWEAGGLADLGVPVLQALIATMPRSLWEESQAGLRPIDVAMNIAMPEFDGRIITVPIAFKELIDEDEGFGASISAYRLDHERTQRLMDLTLRLVRLRRKENADKRIAIVLSAYPTKRSRLGNAVGLDTPASLMVLARRMLQEGYQIVGLPEDADALMAHLGDLIDYEHPAVRAGGGIALPVDVYTNWFHTLPHELQTAVTASWGPPPGSIYLQDDHLVFPALQFGNVTVAIQPPRGYGENPIAIYHSPELPPTHHYLAFYYWLESIADVDALCHLGKHGTAEWLPGKSVGMGPTCYPDTILGALPVVYPFVINDPGEGTQAKRRTHAVLVGHLVPPMTRAESYGDLARLEMLMDEHQRISALDPEKLPAIRSQIWDLIEAARLHEDMGVTDTPSVEQDLFDDFLLHVDGYLCELKDSLIRGGLHILGQPPVGQALIDMLVAITRMPQLDAGALRPLVAGGSEDPTRLEVDEDDERVTELLWAYADHDFDMAIFDDGEFCRSLGLGYPLGEELRKVLHWVGSVLVPNLAATTGELDAVLAVLSGQAIAAGPSGAPTRGMAHALPTGRNFYSVDPRSLPTQISFLTGQRLAEAMVSRFSDEHGGRYPRSIGVVLWGTAAMRTGGDDISTVLALLGVRPEWDPISHRVRGLHAVPIEELGRPRVDVTCRISGFFRDAFPGAIDLLDEAFELVAKETSEGALNPVAQAGVTERIFGPSPRSYGSGILPLLESRSWHDDADLSEVYLTWSGFSYSRSGHGVPNRHLLERRLETLEVAYKAQDNREHDIFDSDDYLQDHGGMVAAARALGARDVEGYFGDSADPQRPRVRGIEEEAARVVRSRVLNPKWLDAMMTHGYKGAFEMAATVDYLFGYDATAHVAKDWMYDSVHDSYVKDTNRRAFLAKVNPTALVSICERLLEAHERGMWVASPERVSDLRRTIVGIEGDLEADGR